The genomic interval CAGGATTTGATAACTGAAGTAAAACAAAAAGTAATCACACTAGCAAAATCCGTTGGACATATTCAAACACCTGCAATATACGATCAATCTGTTGGAACATTCTTTTTTTTGTTACCGGAAAATACAAAAATAATACTAACTGCTGAACAAAATGGAAACGGTGCAAAGGAAGATCGAGAAAGCATTTTTTGGCAATCCACTAAAGATGATCCTGAGAGTTGTCAGGATTATTTGCGCAATTGGCCTAAGGGAATTTATGCAGTATTAGCAAAGCGTTGCATGAATAAGAAAAAGAATATAATTACATCGCCCAATGTTGCTAAGTCTTATCCTGTTCAAGATTTTTCTTTTGTGACCAATAATAATACTCCCGGTATTAATTTTTTGGTTAATTTACGTACTGATCCAAAAATTTTATCGATTGATGAAGTAAAGGCTATGATTATGGATAAAAATTTTTTCGATTCAGATGAAAATAAAAAAGGCCATTTTGATAATAATCTGAAAGATAACGGTGATGGAAGCATTACCGATTATGCCAGCGGGCTGATGTGGCAAAAAGGTGGATCAGAGAATTATATGAATTATGGTAAAAGCGTAAAATATATTCAAGAATTAAATTTCAAGCGTTTTGCAGGGTATGAAGATTGGCGTCTACCAACCTTAGAGGAAGGTGCGTCATTATTAGAATCAGAAGAACGTAATGGCGATTTATATGTTGATCCTTTGTTTGATAAAACGCAACGATGGATATGGACTTTCGATAAAAAAGAAAGTTTCGCTGTCGGTTGGTCTGTTCGTTTTGACCGTGGTTCCATTGACTGGTCCGGTAATGCTGGCGTTGGCTACGTTCGTGGATGTCGCACTGCCAGGCAATAGAAAATTTGATTTGGTAATATGTAACTAAATGGATGGGTCAATTACACCGCCCAAAAGGACGGTGCTTGCGGCTGTATTCGGACGGTTCATTGTCGCATCGTGCGCCACGATAGGCTAATTGACATTAGTCCTTGCAGCGATAGTGATCGCCGCGTTTTTATCCGCATTCGCAATATATCCACAGCAGACACATTGAAAACGGGATTGGACCAGCAACAAATAGAACATCCCGTCAACCAGAACCAAATCCGTTTGTCCATGCCCACGGCCAAATTGAAGGCGCTGGTCTCGCCCATTTGCATAGCGACAGTCAACCGGCCTTGTAGCGTCAACACGCTGGCTGCTTCCAGTCCTTTGAAGCTCAAAATGCACCACCGCACCCGTCGGTTTGAAAAAGCCTTGTTTCGATTTATCGCGCTTGTAGGCTTCAACAACCTTGGCAATCGCTCGAATAGTCAATTGCCGACAAACCAAACTGTTGCCGTACA from Gammaproteobacteria bacterium carries:
- a CDS encoding hypothetical protein (Evidence 5 : Unknown function), with the protein product MTWLKEKITNGYKIIINLSMLLLLMIPVLVAMALDQSSVIRIPPEEKRVALVIGNNNYIHVDKLNNAAADAEAMKNELTSLGFEVVYRQNSNRKDMNKAIDIFIEKLSVNAVGMIFYAGHGVQIRNVNYLLPVDIAAEEENDVVNDSIDLFKVLERMSETQAKFSLVILDDCRNNPFKKNFSGVVSRNIGSTRGLATISSNASGIMVVYSAGVNQMALDQLSPADKNPHGLFTREFLKEIKKPGIKIQDLITEVKQKVITLAKSVGHIQTPAIYDQSVGTFFFLLPENTKIILTAEQNGNGAKEDRESIFWQSTKDDPESCQDYLRNWPKGIYAVLAKRCMNKKKNIITSPNVAKSYPVQDFSFVTNNNTPGINFLVNLRTDPKILSIDEVKAMIMDKNFFDSDENKKGHFDNNLKDNGDGSITDYASGLMWQKGGSENYMNYGKSVKYIQELNFKRFAGYEDWRLPTLEEGASLLESEERNGDLYVDPLFDKTQRWIWTFDKKESFAVGWSVRFDRGSIDWSGNAGVGYVRGCRTARQ